The Spea bombifrons isolate aSpeBom1 chromosome 4, aSpeBom1.2.pri, whole genome shotgun sequence genome segment GGCCTGGAGGAGTCCTTCCGCGCTACCAGTCGCCCTTATTGCTCCAACCAATTCAACTGTCGTACCAGTTTTAGCCAGATCCCCACAATGGGTCTGTTCAACCCCAAATTCCCTGTCTCATTTAATAAACCCCTGCATTAGTTACCAAAAGTGAGCTTTTTGACCAGCCATCTCAAGTGGATTTGTATGACTatccttcatttaaaaaaaagtttttttacagCACAAGTTTCCTCTTTTTAACAGAGATTAGGCATTTTTACAGAGACAAGGTTTGCCAGTTTCACTAGTTCTCATTGCACAGTAACAGCCAGGGCTTTGATTCCCCTACCAGAACACAATGAGGTCATTTTGTACATTCTGGGACAGTGTTTGTGTTCCATGATGCCTTGCTCAATCCAATCAATGttcacaaaacattattttgcttCCAGGCCGTTAGAAATTACACACGCTTTCTTCTAGCACATTTAATCGGAGCTTCACCTAGTGAGAATATGTCAAGAATTGATAAAATACACCCAACAAATCCACTGAAAATTGTGAAAATATTGCAAGAGTTAAGTGATTCATGTTTTCTGTTAAAAGTGTAAATACCTTATACTTGGCACGTCCTCAGTAACTTGCTTGTAATTTAACTCCTGGCTATACAGGTTTGTAAAGGGTGTTTGTTGCTTTCTGATCCTATTGCCAGTCCCATGGACTCTTGGGTTTATTTtctaaagggagagttttggtttcactattcattatgaagggccgagTTGGGCCAGTATAACACATAGTTCAGTGGGTGAAGAGTATTTGGAGAAAATCCACTGATTTAACTAAACGTTAAACAGAAGTTCCCTTCAAAATACATAatgaagctgaaaccacaaTTCCTCCTCTGTAGTTAATAAGCCCTTTGCTTTGTGTCctgcttgtattttttttatatttggagTGTGGTGATGAGCACTCACATTGCATTTTCGGGCTCCAGATACATTCGAATCTATGGCCATGACTGGTTGAATACATCGCTTCGAGATACTAGGCTACACCTCAACACAAAAGCACAAGACTTTATTTAAAGTGCACAAAAGTACAAACCATTTTAGTTCTAGACATATgatcaaatattttataaattaatcaATACAATGTTACTTTGATAAGAAAAATATTGAAGAATGTTTGCACATCTTTTCAAGATCAGCAGAGCCCAAGTGGGGGTTTCCAAATTAACAATAAATTAACCAGATGCAGAATAGCCAGATTCTATTTGCATTTTCAGCAACCCCAGTAGTACTGAGAGTTCTAATGGGAATAGTTAAAACAATGGAGGTTATgacaatttatatacatacattgtgCTAATGaaatttctattaaaaataccACATACAGTATAAAAGTTATCTCCTCCTACCACCAAGTTTGCATTCACACTCTTTATCCCTCCTCTCGCTCATGGATTGTGCATTGCATCTTGTGGCACCAATCACAGGATTACAGATATACAGTCACTGGCCGCTTTAtcaggtacaccttgctagtaatGGGtcggacccccttttgccttcgtGGCATATTTTCTACAAGGTGATGAAAACATTCAATTGGTaataaggggcccaaagtgtgcaaagaaaatgtcccccacacgataacaccaccagcctgaactggACTCGACGCTGGactcgagactcatcagaccaggcaacgttcttctagccttccattgtccaattttggtgagcctgtgtgaattgtagccttgGTTTTccgttcttagctgacaggagcggcacctggtgtggtcttctgctgtagcccatctgcttcaaggttcgacgtgttgtgtattcagagatggtattctgcataccttggttataatgagtggttatttgagttactgttgcatttctgtcatctcaaaccagtctgcccattctcttctggagaaacaaggcattttcgtccacacaactgccactcactggatattttctttttcggaccattctctgtaaaccctagagatggtttggtgtgaaaatcccagtagagccgcagtttctgaaatactcagaccagcccgtctggcaccaacaaccatgccacttacgaagtcacttaaatcccccattctgatgcttggtttgaacttcagcaagttgaccacgtctacatgcctaaacgcattgagttgctgccatgtgatgggctgattagctatttgttaacaagcaattgaactgctgtacctaataaattggccaGCGACTGCATGTTTAGACCACCAATCAGCTGTATTTGTAATTCTTATGTGGCTACACTAGAGCTAAATGGGTAAAATCTCACATGTAGAATTGTTTCAACTCTACCTTTATCAATTTGGCTAGCACCATCTATAGATGAATTATATACACCTCTGCCTATGTATTTTTACAATGCGGGCAATTGCACAATCcctaatgtaaatatttacaaaccaAACACACCTAAAATAAATTAGTCTTTAGAAATCAAAATCTTGAATTCCTAACAATCCCTTCTCCTAAGGCTGTAGCAGCTAGAACCAAAGTCACCTAAAATCAGTAGTAATTCACACGAACACACAAAATACCATCCTAGGTTACAAGTAAAAGACGTTCTCACAGTTACACGTTTCCTACATTTTTACCTCGGGTGGAAGTAATATTGTCCCATGAACAACGTGGCGAGTTAATCCTTGAAAACACAGCTAGCGTCTTGCGtagtgcaaatggaaaaaacgtTCAAGGGTGAATCAGTCCAGGGGATGTTTCCTAAAAGCTGAAGGGTGATGCTTCTGGAAATCTTTCAtcattttcttcctcttcttctctgCGATTGTCTTGTCCCGGCTGATCGTCTCAACTAAAAGCTGCAGTTCGCTTGTTGTGAAGTAATAACGTTGTTTTTCAAACTCCTCAAGTGTCAAATACTGGCAAAACGTGAAGCCTTTAAcaggtaaacaaaaaaacattcatcataGTTGCATATGAAGGGATACTTCATATGCAAGCCAACGTCACCCAAAAGTGATCAGAAAACTTCCCGGAGTCTGTCATTAAGTAGTTAATTAGATATTTTATCTCTGTACTAGACGTGGGGAGAGATGCACAGTTGTGTGGCATAATTCACATAGACTAGGCTGCTTTATAAGGAAAATCCTAGGGACCAACTTACTACACAAGAAGAACCTGCTTGCATTCTCTGTTTTTGTTGAGTAGCGTTTTGTACTCACCGAGCTACAGTCATAACAAGCAAATTCATTTAATATTCTAgggttatataccgtattttctcgattataagacgtatgctctaaaaaaaatacccctcatcttatattcaaggtcatcttctaatcagacctcaaatagaggtctgactataagactaagatccagatcctccgcagtgctgcaggggacctggatcctactctctggtaacctccgctgctgccggcacttcctctgggggcttctatgacggagtgcgGGCGTGACAtgaccagagaggaggatcccttgcagcgctgcaggggacgtGGATCCTCCTtcctggcagccggtgaaagtctgcgcgatgcgcacagagAACCtccgtgacatgaccttcccgtgctcggtcatagaagccccaggggAACCAATGGGCAGCAGATGTTGTCTATGTGCATCACAACGAGTCTGGGgaagcattggtaagttggTGGGGgcgatataaggcatatcagggaggcagagtgacatatagggggttaaagccatatcagggaggcagagtggcatatagggggtataaggcatatttgggggcagagtggcatataaggggctataaggcatatctgggggcagatgtgcataactgggggtcatgttggcaaataaaagcaaaacaatcatttttattaaatatgaaaaatagtttacattaatatttactagtaaaacgtaTAGCTTTTCttttagggtagtcttatattgaggctctttttttcctaaattaatattaaaactttGAGGAGTCGTCTGACAATCAAGGAAACacggaatcccccccccccccaaaatgcaCAATTAAAAGTTTAACACGTTGCggtaaaaaataatcaataaatacattaataaagagTTGCTGTACCGTGGTTCACGTACCTGAGTGAGTATCAGGGTCTTCACCATTCTGCAcactcctcagttttgtacttATAAGATCCAGTAAAGCAACGGGTGTCTGCATTGATAAAGAGGAAAACAACATTTAGGGATTTACAAAAGGACACTGGTTTAGTAGTGAACAACAATAGAGTTAAGGTAAAGCAATAATTAAGCAACATATAGCCTTCATTGTACACTTGTGCCAGCACAGAAGTATACAATTTAGTTACTGAAAATAAATGGTTTAGCTGGGGAAAATGCTGATTATGGCCCAATAATAACTTTGCAATATTTCCATTCACCTTAAAGAGCTCGCTGCAGTTTTCCAGCAGAAACACAGTAAATTCCTCACTGTGGACTTTTGAAATTACTGGGCTTTGAAAAAGTATTTTGGTTAAAGTCCTGGTCACCACTGCCTTGTTATCAAACTGGTGGAGAAAAGAGACATCCGTATTAAAAGTACAGAATTGTATGTACAGTCACCTGCCAGGGCTTTACAGTACATCATGCAATTAAATTGCCCTGGATAAGGGGTTTCCCCCAGCAATAGCTGCCAACCAGAAAACCAAAGGGATCTATTTGGATCTTCTCCTTGCCTGTGGTACAGACGCATTGTTTTTGACAGAAATCTGTATTTTAGTCATAAGTATGTACTCTAGGTGAGTTATCTTAGCCCGGTCTTCAAAACAACTTGGCTCCTTATCATACCGTttgataaacaatagaatggctcagtcttaatcacacaacTCTGCCCAAATCAACAATGGCAGCCTGCAGATATTTATTAGAGAAAACCAGGTTTTagtcaatgctaacctacatcACTGCATACACCACTGGAGACCCTTTTAAGCTATTTCTGTCCTCTGCATTAAACCATGTTTTGCTCTTTCATGACTCTAAAATTCCAGTTTCACTacccctttttatatttttaaagagctGAAATGAAGCTTTAATAGGAATGCAAACATTATCACTTGAATGACCGTTATCTGAcagtatgagaaaaaaaaatactatttttttgttacttgtTTTTGCAGTTTGCAGCTACTAGCGTCAGAGGCTGTTGCCATGAATAGCACTAATCTGCGGAACTCCTCTCTTGCTTTTGGAACGAGTAACCTCAGGTACAGCTGCACGGCTTCTAAAGCGGGGGTCTCCTTTCCACGCTCTGTAGAAATACATTGCATCAGTAACCTTGTTATGAAGGCAGCttagaacaaaaaaatggtattaaaaATTGCATGTTAAAGGCGCAGTTCCATTTTGCCACCAGAGTCCCATTATATTAAGTAGATAATACTTGGCAGTGACTGCTTTGATGTGATTTGACAAATATGGATGAGTTGGTTAAAATTCTatttgattaaagaattatttctgggaaggatttggTACCGCCaattgtttctaatgctgcatttagttacaaaggtGTTAAATTAAGCAGAGTAGGCAGAACGGCATCTTTAAGCAGACATAACATGCGGTCATATTCCCAAAGCTACATACCCCACAGACAGGTATGACGACAtgatttacaaatgaaaattctCTTACCCAGGAGTTCAACAATTCCCCCAAGTAGCTTGAGAAGCCAACTGTCCAAAAACGGATCTCTCTCCTGAGTGTAATACTTCGCAATAACAtcaaacaacattttcttataCAGGTCCAGGCCTTCGTTTGCAAAATTGCTCTGTGGCAGCTGCTGACTTAGCATTACTATCTGCTGATCGGGGAAATACTCCAAGCATTCGACAGCCGCAGCCAGCCACCTATCCAGCCTAAGAGAGAAATAACAAACAAACGAAACAAATCCAACTTTATAACCAGGTTGGAAACGTCTATTATGCTGCACCGCGTGACAATGAAACTGCTCTAGGATTGTAATGTTCGATGCAGTAAAATATACTGCAAACTAATATATATAGCAAACTATGACATcactattcattttaattagaaaCCAGAATCATCTTACTCTCCAGACAAAGCAAATGAGGCAAGGTATGTTTTATACCAGTGTTGTCTATGTTTTTAAGGTGGAGGGTCACTTAACACTGTGCAGCTTGGGGTGGAGTGTCATGAAATTAATTAAGGGGTGCAATAGATATCTTGAGGTTTCTATTTAAGTCATGCATCACCTGTAGGAGTCATGTCACTACAACAAACACAAAGTGCTTAACTTGGTTTTCAAACATGATGGAAAAATCACAACACAACTAATGTAATTGTTCACCTAATATTGCCTTTTTTGTCTGATATTGGATTATAGTGCGAAGGATCCTGCAGTGATATAGAAAGTATAATAACTTTTGGTTTGATTTGAAGCAGCTGGGAAAGTaacaatatcaataataatccTGATTGAGCAGAACTGAATATCCCAGAAAATGAAGATTACCCAACACAATAATAAGATTTCACAGATATACTGATACTTACTTGGGCAAGTTTATGGTTTGCAGGACTTCTCTGTCTACAAATGTGTTGGAAACAATAAGATCACTAAAGTGTGTTTTGTGCTCAGTTCTAATCGGAGGTTCCAAAATGTCTTCAAGTACAGGAATGTGGATTAGCTGAAGAAGCCGTACCATAACCTGCTGTTTCCATATGTTTTCAGTATCTACAAGCAAATATACCATATaatcattttgtatattttcattttaaaatatatttatcactaaaacctttattttttcacaatagGAGTCTACATGTGTCCATCTTGCTCATTGCTAAATTGTATTGCAACAGCAGAAacatcccttacgaaaaaattactgcagtttttctgaagtaatactgcagttttttggacatgaaaaaactgcaatactgcacttttactgcatttgtacttcattgtactgcagttttactgcagttatttttgtatggaagtacaaatgcaataaagctgcagtacattgaattacaactgtaggtttgcaatataaaaaaagtgcagt includes the following:
- the DEPDC4 gene encoding DEP domain-containing protein 4; its protein translation is MAADLTPRFRRIRSMGELRPRRRGYAGPFQATQLWNSIIHALKTEVEVKNRRQHLRTYSSCFTGSDAVDVVLCHLMQNMYLSSHDISRNKGVQLCQALMDHKVFEPVASKLFKMDTDFVFEDSNSNFYRFIESKKSTNLSSEGKSIGKVRRLSRSGHASTICNPSALDTANEKLTQLLHCICDHPNVHLNPALNNLTTTVSQKDTENIWKQQVMVRLLQLIHIPVLEDILEPPIRTEHKTHFSDLIVSNTFVDREVLQTINLPKLDRWLAAAVECLEYFPDQQIVMLSQQLPQSNFANEGLDLYKKMLFDVIAKYYTQERDPFLDSWLLKLLGGIVELLERGKETPALEAVQLYLRLLVPKAREEFRRLVLFMATASDASSCKLQKQFDNKAVVTRTLTKILFQSPVISKVHSEEFTVFLLENCSELFKTPVALLDLISTKLRSVQNGEDPDTHSGFTFCQYLTLEEFEKQRYYFTTSELQLLVETISRDKTIAEKKRKKMMKDFQKHHPSAFRKHPLD